The region GTTATGCCTAAGTCTACTTTGTATAAGCTCTCCTATCAAGGTGCTCTTATGAGGTTTAGTCGAGTTGTTGtgaaagcctttgatggctcgaGGAAGACCatgattggggaagttgatctcaTGCTAAAAATAGGCTTGTACTTATTTCAGATAACTTTTCAAGTGGTGGATATCCATCCCACCTATAGTTGTCTCTTAGGTCATCCATGGACTCACAAAGTCGGGGCAATAACGTCAACCCTTTgttagaagttgaaatttgtgaagaatgggaagttagtgaTTGTAGGTGGTGAGCAAGCTatgttggtgagtcatctctTATCATTTCCATACATTGATGTTGACGAAGCCGTGGGAACTCTGTTCCAGGATTTTTCtgttgatgataattctgctaaGAAGAATTGGTCATCCATGACTTCTTTCAAAGATGCACAAGTGGTGGAGAAGGGTCAATCTTCTAGATGGGGACAAGTTGTTAAGCTTGTCCAAAACAAGAATTGAGATGGTTTAGGCTTCTCGCCTGGTTCAACTCGAAGAGATTTTAAGAGAATACAATAAGTTTTCAGAGTGTTGGCTTCATTCACTCCAAAGATCAGTCTGATGTAATCCTAAGAAGATGGTCAAGAATAGGAAGTGCCAAACTTTGTGATGCAGGGATTGATGTGCCAGAATTGGACTGTTGGTGATGTTCCCGTTGTTATTCACTTGTCAAAGtaatatacatatatatatatatatatatatatatatatatatatatatatatatatatatatatatatatatatatatatatatatatatatatatatatatatatatatattgttattcTAAAAACAAATCCTTTCACTATGAGGCACAAGAGTTTCTTCTGACTTAGAGAACCTCTTAAAGAGAGGTAGAGCAGGCTCTGAAGGCGTCTTCTAGGAAGAAGTGTCAGAAGTAATCTTGGTCAGAAGCCAAGAAGAGACATGGTGGTGATTTTTCCGAAGTCCGAAGCCTACAATTCTTATTAGAAGAAACATCAGAGGGGAAAtgagaagtttgacaagaagaatGTTCAATACTACTATTATAATATGTTTAGTCACTTTGCTActgattgttggtcaaacaaggaaacGATCAGAAGAATAAAACATAGCTAGAGGAGACTTTGATGATGAACCTATGTTATTGATGGCTTCTAAATCTGATGGGGCGTATTTggtagactggtggtatatggactTTGGATGCTCAAATCACCTAATTGGAACAAACAATGGATGGTTGATTTCTACTCTagaaagaggacaaagatcaTAAGTGCTTATGATAAATTCCCTGGCGCTGAAGGTAGGGGAAATCTCAAAGTCAAGGTGAAGAATGGTAAAATTGTTCGAATCAAGGATGTTTGGTATGGTCCTAGCatgaagagaaatttgattaGTGTAGGAAAACTCATTGAGAAAGGTTTCTTAGTTACTATGAAGAATAGTCTCTTGAAGTTGTATAATTCTGATATGAAGTTGATTATGCAATCTAAAAAGGGAAGCAACCGAACATTCAAGGTGGATGTGGAGACAAATGAAACTAAATGCCACAGTGAAAAAGGCGTTGAAGGTGACAACTACTTGTGGCACAAGATATTGGGGCATCTTAATTTCAGAAGCTTATGGCATTTTAATTATAAGAAGTTGGTATATTTCATTCCCAAGATTGTGAAGCTTGagaagtcatgtgagatatgcatGAAAGGGAATCAATCTAGATTGCCATTTGAATCACAAGTAGCCCCAAGAGTAAAACATGCTTTAGGAGTAGTACATTCTGATGTTTATGGACCATTTGAAGTACCTTCACTTAGAAGAAAAAACTACTTTTTATCATTTGTGtatgagttcacaagaatgacatgggtagCACTCATGAAGTTAAGCATGAGGTGTTTGCTGAGTTTCAGAAGTTCAAGGTGAAGGATGAAAAATAAAGTGGTTAGAAGCTGAAATTTCTGAGAATTGATGGTGGAGGCGAGTATAACTCTATAGAGTTCAAAAGTTTCTGTGAGGAGAAaggaattgagcatgaggtgactgcttcatacactcctcaacacaatggtctttTTGAAATAAGAAATGGAACTTTGCTTGATATCACAAGGAGCACGCTGATGGAAAAGAAGTTCCCTCACACCTTGTGGGGGAGATGTTGTTGCCACTTCAGTGTATGTGCTCAATAGATGTCCAACTAAGAAGTAGAAGGAAATTATTCCTTTTGAGAAGTGGATGGGAGAAAATAAAATTGTGAGTCATTTCAGGGTATTTAGATAAGTTTTTTGCAAACATGTTCTAGGTACTACTAGAAATAAGTTGGATGATATAAGAAAAGTAATATTGTTGATTGGGTACCACAATACAAGTGTGTATAAGCTTTATTATCCAATCACTAACAAGGTTGAAGTCAGTAGAGACATCATTGTGAAGGAATCAAAAGTGTGGGGTTAGAGtaagtctcaatccaactcttGTGTAGTGCCAACACCTGAGTTAGCTTCTGAAGATACTTCAAAATCCAAAGGTTATGAAGATGAGCCAGAATCAGAAGATGACTCTAAAGGTGACTCTGAATGGGGGTCTGACACTGAAGGTAAACCAGATTCTGATCCAGAGTTTGATGATGATCCAAACTCTAGTGGTCAAGAGACAAGAGGAGGTCAAACATATGAACGTGGAGCTTCTGAAGGTGGTCCAACTTCCGGAGGTGGTTAAGCATGTGATATTGTTTCAGCATCTGAAGAAGATTCTTAACAAGTTTAGAGGCCACAATGAATCAGACAATTACCAAGGAGATTTGTAGAGTTTGATATGTTACAAGATACTAAAGTATACTCTGAGGGAGAAGTCATTCAGTGTGACATGTTAATAAACTCCGAACAAGTTAGTACTGAATAATctctcaagaagaaagtgtggttGAATGGTATAGAAAGAAACATGACTTGGGAGTTAACTGAGCTTCCAAAGAAGAAGAAAGTCATCAGTTTCGTATGGGTTTTTAAGTGAAGTTAAAGCCAAATGGATGAATTGGAAAATATAAAGCACAATTAGTAGAAAAAGGATTTCCACATAAACCTGAAttagattactttgaagtgtttgtACCTGTAGttagacatgaaacaatcagattgGCGATTACTATAACTGGTAATAGAAATTGGCCTCTGAAGCACCTGGGTgtgaaatctgcatttctgaacggtctACTGCAACAAGAAATATATGTGTTACAAGCTCTGGGATTTATGAAAAAGAAacaggaagggatggtgtacgGGTTACATAAAGCattgtatggactgaaacaagctcctGGACCTTAGAATCTaaagattgattcatttttcaagctgCAAGGATTCATAAAGTGTGAGATTGAATATGGAATTTATGTTCAACATACTTTTGAAAGCAATATAATTCTAGTGTGTCTCTATGTTAATGACATATTGCTAACAAGGAAGTCGTTCATATGAGTTAGTCATGTTCAAAATGAtgttgatgaatgagtttgagatgactaATCTGGGAAATATGATAAATTTTTTAGGAATGAAGATTATGTACTCTAAGAAGGATATCATTTTACATCAACTGAAGTATGAACTTGAACTTTTGAAGAGATTTGAGCTGACAAATTGCAAGACTGCAATCACACCTACTGAAATGAATCACAAATTGGATTCTGATGTTAAGGGTGATGATGTAAATGCTACAACTTTTAAACAGCTGGTTGACTCATTGAGATATTTGTGTAACACCAGACCTGCCATCTGTTATATAGTTGGAATGGTGAGTATATTTATGAATAAACCAAAGTGGTCACACTATCAAACTGTTGTCAGGGTACTGAGGTACATTAAAGGTACTATGTGGTGTGGAGGGTTGTCCCCTTCTGGTGTTAAATCTGACTCAAAGCTGATATGCTATTCAGATTCGGATTGCTATGGAGATAGAGTTGACAGAATATGTACTTCTGGATATTTTCTCAAGTATCTAGGAGGTCCTATCTCTTGGTGCTCCAAGAAGAAACCAAAGATTGCATTGTCAATCTGTAAAGCTAAGTATATTGCAGGTGCTTTGTTTACGTGTAAATCTATTTGAATTATGAATTTGTTGCAGAATCTAAAGATCAAAGTGAAAAATCCTATGAAGCAGATGATTGACTGACAACAAATCAGCCATAAGCCTTGCCAATAATCCAATGCTGCATGgaagaagcaagcatattgaCACAAAATTTCATTTTATGAGGAATCGGGTTCATGATAGAGTGCTAGAAGTTGTACACTGTAGTACTCAAAAGCAACTTGTAGATGTACTGACGAAAGCTATGAATAGTGGATATTTTATCCACGTGAGAGATGGAATTTGTGTTGTAGAGTTTCTTTAGCTAAATATGAATTAAGAGATGTTGTTATAAGTAGTTCATATTCAGAAGTAATATTCTGACTCAAAAGCAATAATTTCTGAGGTTATTCTTCCAGAAGTAGTGTTTAGCTTATGGGTAGTAGTATTAGTTTTGTTAAGCTTTACCAAACTAATATATATGTTTGCATATTGTGTTTTACATGATTCAGATACTCGACATCTCGCTGCTTTTTGCATGTGTGCATCTTACTAACCTCTAGGTCACATGGCTTTCTAAGTCGAAGATTAACTCCAACGAGTATTCTCCCGCACATGAATGGAATGCCTGAAACTTGTGATTTATTCATTTATTGGTTTTAAAACATATTACATATAAGTTTTAAAAATGGATAAATGCAATCATTGCTAAAAGCCCACGTAAGTTATAGCTTGCTATAACTTAACCATTAACATTTTGTAGATATAATAGGAATGTGATTCCAAATTAATGATTGTATACGATTCTGGATTTCTGGATCTTGAATGGTATGACCATCTCCATGCTGGTAAATGAATAATGCCATTCTACCCAGATTTATCGAAAGTTCTATGAAATTTTTTGAGAAAGCTGAACTACAAGCTTCTTTATTCATCTTCTTCCAAATTGTATCCATCATAGACTTTACATGCTCACGAGCCTCTGTTTCAGAAGCACCAGTTTCCATCATATAACATTGAATGGACTTTGGAATATCCCCTGTCTCAATTTCACGCTTCAAAATAGAATGAAGAAAAAAAACCATTAGTGAAAAGTTAAATATTTGGTTGTAATTTTAGCTCGTATAAATGAAATAAAAGTTTTATTTTCCAATAATTTCTTAAGAGGATTTTATTCTTTTAATATTTTCCGGTTCTTAATATTAAGGGTTAGTTTattttaacttttaaaaataaattttcttttgtattttcaaaaataatttgtgaaaatgttgtttaaaatattaaaagttttcttgaaattcattatttataaataataatataaaaatctttttttttttaaattaaaacaaATGGATCCTAAGTCTCCCATCTCTTTATCATTGTTTTAAACTCTTAAATAtcaaatatattttatttttccaaaatagTTGTAAACCTTTTAAGCTCAACATACAAATACTACCTTCTTCAAATACAAAAAtcatatatattttttaaatcCTATTAGTAAAAAAAATTTCAACTTCTAAACTTAAATGATTTCTTATTTTTTAAATCCTATATAACAGtaaaaacatatttgatttaTTTTAAAAGCCAAGAACTTCATTGActaaaaaacattaaaaaaaacgCATAAACTAAAAACTAAAATAAAGGAATAAAGTTAAAGTTGATAATGTTCCGAGGTCATTAGCAAGACGTAAAATCATTGCTGAATATCGAATCATGTCGGAGTTTTCTTCTAAAAGATGCAAGTCTTCCACTTTGAATGAATTTGGAATCACAAAATAAGCATGAATAAGCATAAGAGGTGCACTTATAGATATCCATGCATTTTCTATATATTCCTCAAAGCTTGGAGTATATCCACTGTGATACCACTTTGCTTCAGTCATGTATACTTTACATAAACCTGCCCACTATTAAGCATAATAATATCAAATACATAAAATCTTAGATATAATTAAGAGGGataataaagagaaaaaaaaCATTACTTACTTCTCTTTTTAGGTATGGAGCGATAGAGTACCCAGTTTTGTTCAacatttcaaattcaacttcATTGACATAGTTATAGAGCGTTTGATAGCATATTTGCATGTAGTCTGGTAGAGAATCTATGGCATTTAGATCCCAtctaaaataaaaacaaacagAATATTTATAGTTATTCAATAACAACGAAAAAAATTTGGAATATTATTATTACCTTTCAATTGCTTCTGTAAAGAGCTCTAGTTCTTCCAAGGTTCCATACACATCATAAACATCATCAATTATGGTAATTAAAGCATTGGCTTTAGTCAGAACTTTTCGAAAATATTCAAATTCTGGATTGAAACTCATTCCCACGTTCCAAATAAAGTTCTCAACAAACCTGTCCCTAACAAATCTCAACTTTTCTCCAATTTCAGTTTCTTTCCACCATCTTAAAAAATAGGAGAAAATTTATATTTAGTTTATACGAACAATGGATGTAtcaaatatatagaaagatagTAATGAACTTTTGTTACCTCGACGTATATTTTAGTTCTTCTTGGTAGACGCTttgaagaatgttgaaatccaATTTAGCAAAGTGAAGCAAAACATCATTCTTATTTTGTTGTTTTTCGTATATATTGATGAAACAACTAGCCTCCCATCGAGGAACTCTCCAATGTAGCGGAAGCTCCAAAGCATGACTTATTTGAAGTGACAAATGACTATCTCCATTTTGATTCAAAAAATCTTTGAGAAACTTCGATGTGAAATCTCTTGCTTCATCTAATATTGTTTCATCTTCAAATGAATGAAATGAGGCTTCATACATTGACAATATTCCCTCAACACCCTCAACATCAAGTATTTGGTCTTTCTTAAAACCAGACAGTTCATCTTGAAAGGAATCAAAAACATCTGCAACAAAAAATTATACTTATAAATTAATATACAATATTATATGATTATGAAGATTTTCTTTTAAGTTAAAATATTAATTAACCTGTAGATATGTCATAATGATGTTGTCTCAAGAGTCTAAACTTGAGTGCTGTGGCATGTAAATTCTTCTCCAACTTTGATGTTTGATTGTTGTAAATAATGTCCAATATGTTCCTTATTTCATTACTGAAATGGTAAGCCACTCCAAGTCTTTGGATTACATCAATAAACTCCAATTGGTCAACCTCATTTTCTATTTTGTTGAACATCATTCTCACTTCTTCCCTTAACACTCTACATTTCTCTGCATAACTTTCTTCCTGCATAAATTTAAATAGTTAACTACAAATTGTTAGCATTTTTCATAGTAAATACATGGATGTTAAATTAAGTATCAAATAATCATAACTTATATTCACTATTTAATGATTGGATATAATCATCAGTCCAAATGGAAGGTTGGAATTTTAAAGATCGTCTAGTAATTGCTTCATTATGATGATCATTTGCAACTTCAGATGTTGCCTTGCATTGAATTGGAAGAGGGAGATTGGAGTTGCATATTGCTAGAGATAATGACCTATTTTTGGGAAAAGAGGTTTTGCTAAAAGTAAATGAGGGAGATGAAAATATGGACAAAGCCATTAGCTAGAAATGAGAGTAAAATGTTTAGTGTCTTGAGAAATGTTGTACTATATATGAAACCCAACGCAAGCTTTATATAAGGAATCAGGGGACAAACATAATCATATTTTAAAACAAAACCagaaaaaaaaaagcaaaagccAGCTTAGAAAGCATAAAACAAAAGCCAACAAAAACTAAAGAAGAGGCCAAAAAACTATCACATGTTGCaatattttaatatatattatttatctatttattttaaaaattattgaTACTTACATTCTAAAGCTTATTAGTTATATAttaattatattagttatttaattatttttaagAAACTATCTTTCGTGCTTAAAACTTTGAATTATGGgaatattttatatttaatattatttaagtatcatattataataattattatgTGGCCATATTATTTATCAAAAATATTCA is a window of Lathyrus oleraceus cultivar Zhongwan6 chromosome 6, CAAS_Psat_ZW6_1.0, whole genome shotgun sequence DNA encoding:
- the LOC127095100 gene encoding terpene synthase 10, with translation MMFNKIENEVDQLEFIDVIQRLGVAYHFSNEIRNILDIIYNNQTSKLEKNLHATALKFRLLRQHHYDISTDVFDSFQDELSGFKKDQILDVEGVEGILSMYEASFHSFEDETILDEARDFTSKFLKDFLNQNGDSHLSLQISHALELPLHWRVPRWEASCFINIYEKQQNKNDVLLHFAKLDFNILQSVYQEELKYTSRWWKETEIGEKLRFVRDRFVENFIWNVGMSFNPEFEYFRKVLTKANALITIIDDVYDVYGTLEELELFTEAIERWDLNAIDSLPDYMQICYQTLYNYVNEVEFEMLNKTGYSIAPYLKREWAGLCKVYMTEAKWYHSGYTPSFEEYIENAWISISAPLMLIHAYFVIPNSFKVEDLHLLEENSDMIRYSAMILRLANDHSILKREIETGDIPKSIQCYMMETGASETEAREHVKSMMDTIWKKMNKEACSSAFSKNFIELSINLGRMALFIYQHGDGHTIQDPEIQNRIQSLIWNHIPIISTKCIPFMCGRILVGVNLRLRKPCDLELKKLYNTNSISHVDKISTIHSFRQYIYKLLLSTTVYNF